The following are from one region of the Neurospora crassa OR74A linkage group III, whole genome shotgun sequence genome:
- the stk-43 gene encoding serine/threonine protein kinase-43, with product MSQPPVASVSFEDTSTAPPTRGGFYIWPNQTVRIGRDTDRDNNDVVFVDSTVSRNHFELYSITVDEEGRHTSLVFVRDRQSSNGTLLNKKCVGKKPDITPGRLLQNGDVISIYPYITFKFVQLEQGTSFLRLTARQREELKLLENRYLVEDRTLGNGAHAVVYLATDVLTGQQVACKVHNLDRRPRSHQILRRIKQEAMLLSYLDHPNILSIKAAFESEHSVYIFTELATGGDLFSLLSREGALPELEIRWIIRQTLNAVDYIHNKGVAHRDIKPENILCAIAPNVSYRLVLSDFGDSAVTNRGRLRSEVGTTFYRAPECYNSERGHSLSVDIWSIGMLCLQLFSGFQELPNLRHLDFTSQDRIDRYLNIILNDLGCDIAVQDGDEDYGNDNEPIDPQTSRLRPDENISSHAKDFIRGCLTYNSKHRLTARQALTHPWICEPEEDDSLFRRLEGDNAASWEPRKIRLAPFIEKLDATTDAHNGNGEQELGTAAEPMGEEEEEDEDASAKISPHFQRDPTPFLSCHTLSSAHQQREEEDTDHPLSAKSWFSSPLTVQTRRTSQRPQHQPGLWIDSDPSHPSEDEGWGAGGIRAHRPPLPSFTFTPPSPDLPELSSSPLAPLSQESIIHGKVNSNQHSDERPKEDASMTEPSATAATLAHLREAEKRRNEFKLTDCKRRRTCPV from the exons ATGTCGCAACCGCCTGTGGCAAGTGTTTCCTTCGAAGACACTAGCACTGCTCCTCCTAcaagag GCGGCTTTTACATCTGGCCAAACCAGACAGTCAGAATTGGTCGTGACACGGACCGAGATAATAATGACGTTGTCTTTGTCGATTCCACTGTCTCAAGAAACCACTTTGAGCTGTATTCTATCACTGTTGACGAAGAAGGTCGCCATACATCACTTGTGTTTGTGCGAGACCGACAGTCTTCCAACGGGACTCTGCTCAACAAAAAGTGCGTTGGGAAGAAGCCAGACATCACTCCGGGAAGACTACTCCAGAATGGGGATGTCATCTCCATATATCCTTACATCACTTTCAAGTTCGTTCAGCTCGAGCAGGGAACTTCGTTTTTGCGGCTCACTGCACGCCAGCGAGAGGAGCTCAAG CTCCTTGAGAACCGATACCTTGTGGAAGACCGCACATTAGGAAACGGTGCCCATGCTGTGGTCTACCTAGCCACAGATGTCTTGACAGGGCAGCAGGTGGCTTGCAAAGTGCACAACTTAGATAGACGGCCCCGGTCACACCAGATACTCCGTCGGATCAAGCAGGAGGCAATGCTGTTGAGCTACCTCGATCAC CCGAATATTCTTTCCATCAAGGCTGCCTTCGAATCAGAGCATTCGGT GTATATCTTTACAGAGCTGGCTACTGGTGGCGATCTCTTCTCACTTCTATCACGCGAGGGGGCACTCCCCGAGCTAGAAATACGCTGGATCATACGCCAGACCCTCAATGCTGTTGACTACATCCACAACAAGGGGGTCGCACATCGAGACATCAAGCCAGAGAATATTCTCTGTGCCATAGCGCCAAATGTCTCCTACAGGCTTGTTCTCTCCGATTTTGGGGACTCGGCTGTTACGAACCGTGGAAGATTAAGGTCCGAGGTTGGAACAACCTTCTATCGCGCCCC CGAATGCTATAACTCCGAGCGAGGTCATTCATTGTCTGTCGACATCTGGTCCATTGGGATGCTTTGCCTTCAGCTTTTCTCTGGATTCCAAGAACTTCCGAATCTTCGTCATCTCGATTTTACCAGCCAAGACAGAATCGACCGCTACCTCAACATCATCCTCAATGACCTCGGCTGTGACATTGCTGTTCAAGATGGCGATGAAGACTACGGCAATGACAATGAGCCCATTGACCCTCAAACCTCCCGCCTCCGTCCAGATGAAAACATCTCAAGCCATGCAAAGGACTTCATTCGCGGATGTCTCACCTACAACAGCAAACACCGGCTCACGGCGCGCCAAGCTCTTACTCATCCCTGGATATGCGAgcccgaggaagatgacagTCTCTTCAGACGTCTTGAAGGCGATAATGCAGCTTCGTGGGAGCCTAGGAAGATTCGGCTCGCTCCTTTCATCGAAAAGCTCGATGCGACCACTGATGCGCATAATGGGAATGGAGAACAAGAACTTGGTACGGCGGCAGAGCCtatgggggaggaggaggaagaagacgaagacgccAGTGCTAAGATTTCGCCACACTTTCAGAGGGACCCGACTCCTTTCCTTTCGTGTCACACCTTATCATCAGCCCATCAACAacgagaagaggaagacacAGATCACCCACTAAGCGCCAAAAGCTGGTTTTCATCTCCGCTGACAGTTCAAACCCGGCGGACTAGTCAAAGACCACAACACCAGCCAGGTTTGTGGATTGACTCTGACCCATCGCATCCCTCCGAGGACGAAGGATGGGGGGCCGGCGGTATCAGAGCACATCGTCCCCCTCTACCCTCATTCACGTTTACTCCACCATCGCCAGACTTGCCAGAACTTTCTTCTTCGCCCTTGGCGCCACTTTCACAAGAATCAATTATCCATGGCAAAGTGAACAGCAACCAGCACAGCGACGAGCGTCCAAAGGAAGATGCATCGATGACTGAACCGTCCGCAACCGCAGCAACTTTAGCTCATCTGCGAGAGGCAGAGAAAAGACGGAACGAGTTCAAGCTGACTGACTGCAAACGACGGAGGACTTGTCCAGTCTGA